One segment of Synchiropus splendidus isolate RoL2022-P1 chromosome 4, RoL_Sspl_1.0, whole genome shotgun sequence DNA contains the following:
- the chd4a gene encoding chromodomain-helicase-DNA-binding protein 4a: MSGSEDDRDDYGAPEERLLHDDDDEDLSEPETQKVKKKKKAKKNKESKGAKRRSRREELPVSSPELMDVGNADEAEEEAVQRSDSEGSDYTPGRKKKKRASSGKEKKRSTGSERSSRKKDPEPEEDEDDDDDDGWEPKSSSQLLENWGMEDIDHVFTEEDYRSLTNYKAFSQFVRPLIAGKNPKIAVSKMMMVLGAKWREFSTNNPLKGAAAANAALATANVPAAVENMVAEVSPPHTAPAPVEPQQPPVPPIRKAKTKEGKGPNARKRSKPVAKPQEKKSNAKTKKVAPLKIKLGGFNSKRKRSSSEEDEPDVDSDFEDGSMNSMSVSEGSNSRSSRSKKKANKSKPKKKKEAEDGDGYETDHQDYCEVCQQGGEIILCDTCPRAYHMVCLDPDMEKAPEGTWSCPHCEKEGIQWEAREEQSEGEEDNGETGEMEEDDHHMEFCRVCKDGGELLCCDSCPSSYHIHCLNPPLPEIPNGEWICPRCLCPPMKGKVQKILTWQWGEPPPPTPVPRPPDLPADSPDPQPLTGRPEREFFAKWSNMSYWHCSWVTELQLELHCQVMFRNYQRKNDMDEPPPIDFGDGEEDKSVKRKNKDPMYAKLEEKYLRYGIKMEWLMIHRILNHSVDRKNNVHYLIKWRELPYDQATWEADDMDIPEFDTYKLQYWNHRELMMGDDGKPGKKIKVKGRVKRVDRPPENPVVDPTIKFERQPEYLDSTGGTLHPYQLEGLNWLRFSWAQGTDTILADEMGLGKTVQTAVFLYSLYKEGHSKGPFLVSAPLSTIINWEREFEMWAPDMYVVTYVGDKDSRAVIRENEFSFEDNAIRGGKKASKMKKDSSIKFHVLLTSYELITIDMAILGSIDWACLVVDEAHRLKNNQSKFFRVLNNYPLQHKLLLTGTPLQNNLEELFHLLNFLTPERFSNLEGFLEEFADIAKEDQIKKLHDMLGPHMLRRLKADVFKHMPSKTELIVRVELSPMQKKYYKFILTRNFEALNTKGGGNQVSLLNVVMDLKKCCNHPYLFPGAAMEAPKLPNGMYEGNSLTKTAGKLLLLQKMMRKLKEGGHRVLIFSQMTKMLDLLEDFLENEGYKYERIDGGITGGMRQEAIDRFNAPGAQQFAFLLSTRAGGLGINLATADTVIIYDSDWNPHNDIQAFSRAHRIGQNRKVMIYRFVTKASVEERITQVAKKKMMLTHLVVRPGLGSKTGSMSKQELDDILKFGTEELFKDEVDGENKEEDSSVIHYDDKAIDRLLDRNQDATDDTELQSMNEYLSSFKVAQYVVKDEDEEEEEVQREIIKQEESVDPDYWEKLLRHHYEQQQEDLARNLGKGKRIRKQVNYNDGSQEDRADWQDDQSDGQSDYSVASEEGDEDFDERTEANSRRPNRKGLRNDKDKPLPPLLARVSGNIEVLGFNSRQRKAFLNAVMRYGMPPQDAFSTQWLVRDLRGKSEKEFKAYVSLFMRHLCEPGADGAETFADGVPREGLSRQHVLTRIGVMSLIRKKVQEFEHVNGQWSMPWMAELEENKRAAAQPDSPGKTPSTGTPADTQPNTPAPVDESKSDESTKDGEKEAKKEADGEKNGKDPVKCDDEVIAIPDDEEVKASPPPPPPEEEKTKNGEEPMETDKPVNGEVVNGKEKEADEEAEKKSPEEAEETKAASDAKAEASEVKAEDSEVKAASDVKTEEKMDTSPVEEKKDLKEAPKAEEPAKLQNGDGSKEGGASAGGVSEEKKKAKTRFMFNIADGGFTELHSLWQNEERAATVTKKTNEIWHRRHDYWLLAGIIQHGYARWQDIQNDAKFAILNEPFKGEMNRGNFLEIKNKFLARRFKLLEQALVIEEQLRRAAYLNMSEDPSHPSMALNTRFSEVECLAESHQHLSKESMSGNKPANAVLHKVLKQLEELLSDMKADVTRLPATIARIPPVAVRLQMSERNILSRLASRGPETQTQTQAAQMSQQ, from the exons ccagaggaggatgaagatgacgatgatgacgacgGCTGG GAGCCAAAGTCCTCGTCTCAGCTGCTGGAGAACTGGGGGATGGAGGACATCGACCACGTCTTCACTGAAGAGGACTATCGCTCTCTGACCAACTACAAGGCCTTCAGTCAATTTGTCAG GCCACTCATCGCAGGCAAGAACCCGAAAATTGCAGTGTCCAAGATGATGATGGTTCTGGGAGCAAAGTGGCGAGAGTTCAGCACCAACAACCCACTAaagggagctgctgctgctaacGCTGCCTTGGCCACTGCAAACGTTCCCGCTGCTGTTGAGAACATGGTCGCGGAGGTCAGCCCGCCGCACACGGCGCCGGCGCCAGTAGAACCTCAGCAGCCTCCAGTTCCTCCTATCCGCAAGGCAAAAACCAAGGAGGGGAAAG GTCCAAACGCACGGAAAAGATCCAAACCCGTGGCTAAacctcaagagaagaagagcaatGCCAAGACCAAGAAAGTGGCTCCTCTCAAGATCAAACTAGGGGGGTTCAACAGCAAGAGGAAGCGCTCATCG AGTGAGGAGGACGAGCCTGACGTGGACAGCGACTTTGAAGACGGGAGCATGAACAGCATGTCTGTGTCTGAAGGATCCAACAGccgcagcagccgcagcaagAAGAAGGCGAACAAGAGCAAACCCAAGAAAAAGAaag AAGCTGAGGACGGCGACGGCTATGAGACTGACCACCAGGACTACTGCGAGGTGTgtcagcagggaggagagatCATCCTTTGCGACACATGTCCGCGAGCGTACCACATGGTGTGTCTGGACCCTGACATGGAGAAGGCACCAGAGGGAACCTGGAGCTGCCCACACTGT GAGAAGGAAGGGATCCAGTGGGAGGCCAGAGAGGAGCAGTCCGAAGGTGAAGAGGACAACGGGGAGAccggggagatggaggaggacgacCACCACATGGAGTTCTGTCGAGTCTGTAAGGATGGaggggagctgctctgctgcgaCTCGTGTCCTTCGTCCTACCACATTCACTGTCTTAACCCGCCACTGCCTGAGATTCCTAATGGGGAGTGGATCTGCCCTCGATGCCTG TGTCCTCCCATGAAGGGAAAAGTGCAGAAGATCCTGACCTGGCAGTGGGGCGAGCCCCCTCCTCCCACACCCGTGCCCCGTCCCCCAGACCTCCCAGCAGACTCCCCGGACCCTCAGCCGCTTACAGGTCGACCAGAGAGGGAGTTCTTTGCAAAGTGGTCCAACATGTCGTACTGGCACTGCTCCTGGGTCACTGAGCTTCAG CTGGAGCTCCACTGTCAGGTCATGTTCCGGAACTACCAGAGGAAGAACGACATGGATGAACCGCCGCCCATTGACTTTGGTGATGGGGAAGAAGACAAGAGCGTTAAGAGGAAGAACAAAGACCCCATGTACGCAAAGCTGGAAGAGAAGTACCTGCGCTATGGCATCAAGATGGAGTGGCTCATGATCCACCGCATCCTCAACCACAG CGTGGACAGGAAGAACAACGTCCACTACTTGATCAAGTGGCGAGAGCTGCCGTACGACCAGGCCACCTGGGAGGCAGACGACATGGACATTCCTGAGTTCGACACGTACAAGCTCCAGTACTGGAACCACCG AGAGCTGATGATGGGCGACGACGGTAAACCTGGGAAGAAGATCAAGGTCAAAGGCCGGGTGAAAAGAGTGGACAGACCTCCAGAGAACCCCGTGGTTGAT ccgACCATCAAGTTCGAGCGTCAGCCAGAGTACCTGGACAGCACGGGCGGGACGTTGCACCCCTACCAGCTGGAAGGACTGAACTGGCTGCGCTTCTCATGGGCTCAGGGCACGGACACCATCCTGGCTGACGAGATGGGACTGGGCAAGACTGTGCAGACGGCCGTCTTCCTCTACTCGCTCTATAAAGAG GGTCACTCCAAAGGTCCATTCCTGGTCAGCGCACCGCTGTCCACCATCATTAACTGGGAGCGAGAGTTTGAGATGTGGGCCCCGGACATGTATGTGGTGACGTACGTCGGAGACAAAGACAGCCGAGCTGTCATCAGGGAGAACGAGTTCTCCTTCGAAGACAACGCCATCCGAGGCGGGAAGAAGGCGTCCAAGATGAAG AAAGACTCGTCCATCAAGTTCCACGTGCTCCTGACGTCCTACGAGCTGATCACCATCGACATGGCCATCCTGGGCTCCATCGACTGGGCTTGTTTGGTCGTGGACGAGGCTCACCGCTTGAAAAACAACCAGTCAAAG TTTTTCCGTGTGCTGAACAACTATCCTCTGCAACACAAACTGCTGCTAACGGGAACGCCGCTGCAAAACAACCTGGAGGAGCTTTTCCACCTGCTCAACTTCCTCACGCCTGAGAGGTTCAG TAACCTGGAGGGCTTCCTGGAGGAGTTTGCAGATATTGCAAAAGAAGACCAGATCAAGAAGCTTCACGACATGCTGGGTCCTCACATGCTCAGGAGACTGAAGGCCGACGTCTTCAAACACATGCCCTCTAAGACGGAGCTGATCGTCCGTGTGGAGCTCAGTCCCATGCAGAA GAAATACTACAAATTCATCCTGACAAGGAACTTTGAGGCCCTGAACACCAAAGGAGGCGGTAACCAGGTCTCTCTGCTCAACGTGGTCATGGACCTGAAGAAGTGCTGTAACCACCCCTACCTCTTCCCTGGAGCTGCCATG GAAGCTCCTAAGTTGCCCAACGGGATGTACGAAGGAAACTCTCTGACCAAAACGGCAGggaagctgcttctgctgcagaagatgatgaggaagtTGAAGGAGGGAGGACACAgggtcctcatcttctctcaG ATGACCAAGATGTTGGACCTCCTGGAGGACTTCCTGGAGAATGAAGGGTACAAGTACGAGAGGATCGACGGAGGCATCACAGGAGGGATGAGACAGGAGGCCATCGACCGGTTCAACG CTCCTGGTGCTCAGCAGTTTGCCTTTCTGCTGTCGACAAGAGCCGGAGGCCTGGGGATCAACCTGGCCACCGCCGACACCGTCATCATCTACGACTCGGACTGGAACCCGCACAACGACATCCAG GCCTTCAGCAGAGCCCATCGTAtcggtcagaaccggaaggtgATGATCTATCGCTTCGTCACCAAGGCGTCTGTGGAGGAGAGGATCACGCAG GTGgccaagaagaagatgatgctgACCCACCTGGTGGTGCGGCCCGGCCTCGGCTCCAAGACGGGCTCTATGTCCAAGCAGGAGCTGGACGACATCCTCAAGTTTGGAACGGAGGAGCTCTTCAAGGACGAGGTGGACG GAGAGAACAAGGAGGAGGACAGCAGCGTCATCCACTACGACGACAAAGCCATTGACCGCCTGCTGGACCGGAACCAGGATGCCACAGACGACACCGAGCTGCAGAGCATGAACGAGTACCTGAGCTCCTTCAAGGTGGCCCAGTACGTGGTCAAAGACGAGGACGAGGAG gaggaggaggtgcagcGTGAGATCATCAAGCAGGAGGAGAGCGTGGACCCCGACTactgggagaagctgctgcgcCACCACtacgagcagcagcaggaggatttGGCTCGCAACCTGGGCAAGGGCAAGCGCATCCGCAAGCAGGTCAACTACAACGACGGCTCCCAGGAGGACCGAG CCGACTGGCAGGACGACCAGTCCGACGGGCAGTCGGATTACTCCGTGGCTTCGGAGGAGGGCGACGAGGACTTTGATGAGCggacagaag CCAACTCCCGGAGGCCCAACAGGAAAGGCCTGAGGAACGACAAGGACAAGCCACTGCCCCCCCTGCTGGCCAGGGTGAGCGGCAACATCGAG GTGCTGGGCTTCAACTCCCGGCAGCGGAAAGCCTTCCTCAACGCCGTCATGCGTTACGGGATGCCACCCCAGGACGCCTTCTCCACCCAGTGGCTGGTCCGAGACCTGCGGGGCAAATCTGAGAAGGAGTTCAA gGCCTACGTCTCCCTCTTCATGCGCCACCTCTGCGAGCCGGGGGCCGACGGCGCCGAGACCTTTGCGGACGGCGTCCCCAGGGAGGGCTTGTCCCGCCAGCACGTCCTCACGCGCATCGGCGTCATGTCGCTCATACGGAAGAAG GTTCAGGAGTTCGAGCACGTCAACGGCCAGTGGTCCATGCCCTGGatggcagagctggaggagaacaaGCGTGCGGCCGCGCAGCCCGACTCTCCCGGGAAAACTCCGTCGACCGGGACGCCTGCCGACACGCAACCCAACACTCCGGCGCCAG tggacgAGTCGAAGAGCGACGAGTCGACGAAAGACGGAGAGAAGGAGGCGAAGAAAGAGGCCGATGGCGAGAAAAACGGCAAAGACCCTGTCAAGTGCGACGACGAG GTCATCGCCATTCCTGATGACGAGGAGGTGAAGGcatcgccgccgccgccgccgccggaggaggagaagacaaaGAACGGCGAGGAGCCGATGGAGACGGACAAACCAGTGAATGGCGAGGTGGTCAACgggaaggagaaggaggcggACGAAGAGGCGGAGAAGAAGAGTCCGGAAGAAGCAGAGGAGACCAAAGCTGCTTCAGACGCCAAGGCCGAGGCCTCAGAGGTCAAAGCTGAGGACTCCGAGGTCAAAG CGGCGTCCGACGTGAAGACGGAGGAGAAGATGGACACGAGtccagtggaggagaagaaag ACCTGAAGGAGGCGCCCAAAGCCGAGGAGCCGGCCAAACTGCAGAACGGCGACGGAAGCAAAGAGGGCGGAGCCTCGGCGGGCGGAGTCagcgaggagaagaagaaggccaAGACCCGGTTCATGTTCAACATTGCCGATGGAGGCTTCACAG AGCTTCACTCGCTGTGGCAGAACGAAGAACGCGCCGCCACCGTCACCAAGAAAACCAACGAGATCTGGCACCGCCGCCACGACTACTGGTTGCTGGCCGGGATCATACA ACACGGCTACGCTCGCTGGCAGGACATCCAGAACGACGCCAAGTTTGCCATCCTCAACGAGCCGTTCAAGGGGGAAATGAACCGAGGGAACTTCCTGGAGATCAAGAACAAGTTCCTGGCCCGACGGTTCAAG ctgctggagcaggcGCTGGTCATCGAGGAGCAGCTGCGCCGCGCCGCCTACCTCAACATGTCCGAGGACCCGTCTCACCCCTCCATGGCCCTCAACACCCGCTTCAGCGAGGTGGagtgtctcgccgagtcacaCCAGCACCTCAGCAAGGAGTCCATGTCCGGGAACAAGCCGGCCAACGCCGTCCTGCACAAAG TGctgaagcagctggaggagctgctgagcgACATGAAGGCCGACGTCACCCGACTCCCCGCCACCATCGCCCGGATACCTCCCGTGGCCGTGCGGCTCCAGATGTCTGAGAGGAACATCCTGAGCCGGCTGGCCAGCCGAGGGCCCGAGACACAGACGCAAACACAGGCCGCGCAG ATGTCGCAACAGTGA